A portion of the Thunnus albacares chromosome 23, fThuAlb1.1, whole genome shotgun sequence genome contains these proteins:
- the lta4h gene encoding leukotriene A-4 hydrolase translates to MSSDPCSFSSFTRCVTKHLNLTLHVDFDRHVISGQVALTVEALEDRFSSLTLDTKDLKIVSVSTNGQAARFTMGPKHSFKGTPLEITLPFDLSRGQHVIVEVTYETSPAASALQWLSPEQTAGKKQPYLFSQCQAHHCRSMVPCQDSPSVKHTYYAQVSVPKDLVAVMSAMRDGQEVDPQDSNRIIYRFRQPVPMPSYLIAIVVGALESREIGPRSRVWSEKEFVDKAAFEFSETETMLKTAEDLAGPYVWGQYDILVLPPSFPYGGMENPCLTFATPTLLAGDKSLSNVIAHEISHSWTGNLVTNKTWEHFWLNEGHTVYLERMIGRCLESEQFRQFKAMGGWKDLQDSVNTFGANSPLTNLVPSLQDVDPDEAFSSVPYEKGFALLYHLEELLGGPEVFMGFVKSYIQLFAYSSVTTDEWKNYLFTYFKDKVDVLNKVDWTAWMFTPGMPPVKPQYDTTMADACIALSQRWIKAKDQDLNSFNKSDVKTLSSHQLIEFLSLLLHEDLLPLAHVKRMQEVYDLNSIMNSEIRFRWLRLCVRSKWEDAVAMALKMATEQGRMKFTRPLFREVFNFEKYREEAVRVFLATRGAMHPVTAYLVAKDLKVDAGQTPSL, encoded by the exons ATGTCTTCTGACCCGTGCTCCTTCTCCTCGTTCACCAGGTGCGTCACCAAACACCTGAACCTGACCCTGCACGTGGACTTCGACAGACACGTCATCAGCGGGCAGGTGGCGCTCACCGTGGAGGCTCTGGAGGACCGTTTCTCCTCTCTG ACTTTGGACACCAAAGATCTGAAGATCGTGTCAGTGAGCACGAATGGACAGGCGGCGCGGTTTACGATGGGCCCTAAACACAGCTTCAAGGGGACCCCGCTGGAGATCACGCTGCCCTTTGACCTCTCCAG AGGGCAGCATGTGATCGTGGAGGTGACCTATGAGACGTCTCCGGCTGCGTCGGCGCTGCAGTGGCTCTCACCTGAGCAGACCGCCGGGAAGAAACAGCCCTACCTGTTCAGCCAGTGCCAG GCTCATCACTGCAGGAGTATGGTCCCCTGTCAGGACAGCCCGTCTGTCAAACACACCTACTACGctcag GTGTCTGTTCCTAAAGACCTGGTGGCGGTGATGAGCGCCATGAGAGACGGTCAGGAGGTGGATCCTCAGGACAGTAATCGCATCATCTACCGCTTCAGACAGCCG GTGCCCATGCCTTCCTACCTGATAGCCATCGTGGTGGGAGCTCTGGAGAGCAG GGAGATCGGGCCGAGGTCCAGAGTCTGGTCTGAGAAGGAGTTTGTGGATAAAGCAGCGTTTGAGTTCTCAGAG ACGGAGACCATGCTGAAGACAGCGGAGGACTTGGCAGGTCCATATGTTTGGGGTCAGTACGACATCCTGGTTCTGCCTCCATCTTTCCCGTACGGCGGGATGGAAAACCCCTGTCTGACCTTCGCCACGCCCACCCTgctg GCAGGAGACAAATCTCTGTCCAAC GTGATTGCTCATGAGATCTCTCACAGCTGGACCGGTAACCTGGTGACCAACAAGACCTGGGAGCACTTCTG gttGAACGAGGGTCACACGGTGTACCTGGAGAGGATGATCGGCAGGTGTTTGGAGAGCGAACAGTTCCGGCAGTTTAAAGCGATGGGGGGCTGGAAGGACCTGCAGGACTCG GTGAACACGTTCGGAGCCAACAGCCCTCTGACTAACCTGGTCCCCAGCCTGCAGGACGTGGACCCCGACGAGGCCTTCTCCTCGGTGCCCTACGAAAAGGGCTTCGCTCTGCTCTACCacctggaggagctgctgggAGGGCCGG AGGTGTTCATGGGGTTCGTCAAGTCCTACATCCAGCTGTTCGCCTACAGCAGCGTCACCACAGACGAGTGGAAGAACTACCTGTTCACCTACTTTAAAGACAAG GTGGACGTCCTGAACAAGGTGGACTGGACCGCCTGGATGTTCACTCCCGGGATGCCTCCGGTCAAACCTCA GTACGACACGACGATGGCCGACGCCTGCATCGCTCTGAGCCAGAGGTGGATCAAG GCCAAAGACCAGGACCTGAACAGCTTCAACAAGTCCGATGTGAAGACGCTGTCCTCCCACCAGCTCATCGAGTTCCTGTCCCTCCTGCTGCACGAG GATCTGCTCCCTCTGGCTCACGTGAAGCGGATGCAGGAGGTTTATGATCTGAACTCCATCATGAACTCAGAGATCCGCTTCAG GTGGCTGCGGCTGTGTGTGCGGTCTAAGTGGGAGGATGCGGTTGCCATGGCGCTGAAGATGGCGACAGAACAGGGCAGGATGAAGTTCACACGACCGCTCTTCAG AGAGGTCTTTAACTTTGAAAAGTACCGAGAGGAAGCGGTCCGAGTGTTTCTGGCGACCCGAGGCGCGATGCACCCGGTCACCGCTTACCTGGTGGCCAAAGACCTGAAGGTGGACGCCGGCCAGACCCCCAGTCTGTAG